A portion of the Betta splendens chromosome 2, fBetSpl5.4, whole genome shotgun sequence genome contains these proteins:
- the LOC114869797 gene encoding sodium channel protein type 2 subunit alpha-like isoform X4, with product MELAGFQCYLDGVYNRVCKPRQCFSSAHVQSFASFENYLSNTRYVTEFVDLGNVSALRTFRVLRALKTISVIPGLKTIVGALIQSVKKLSDVMILTVFCLSVFALIGLQLFMGNLRQKCLRMPPEGNATNSTNATLDDLFFSGVLTDINATVVQNDTFNWTEYKNDERNYYYLPGRRDALLCGNGSGAGLCPEGFACIKAGRNPDYGYTSFDTFSWAFLSLFRLMTQDFWENLYQQTLRAAGKPYMVFFVLVIFLGSFYLVNLILAVVAMAYDEQNQATIEEAQQKEEEFQAMLEQLKRQQEEAQVAAAAATESGEYSGRGGPTSESSSGTSKLSSKSAKERRNRRKKRKQREEEEERGVRDKFRKSASEDSIKRSTFRFSIDANRLSYEKRCSSPNQSLLSIRGSLFSPLRTSRASLFSFRGRARDMGSENDFADDEHSTFEESDSRRGSLFVPRRLERRCSAVSQTSLGAPRVVLPANGKMHCTVDCNGVVSLVGGTSITTSPVGLLLPEGTTTDTELKKRRSGFHQPSMDYLEEPTGRQRAMSVASILTNTMEELEESRQKCPPCWYKFANTCLIWDCCPQWLKIKEVVNMVVMDPFVDLTITVCIVLNTLFMAMEHYPMTPEFDNALSVGNLVFTGIFTAEMCFKIIALDPYYYFQQGWNIFDGIIVSLSLMELGLANVEGLSVLRSFRLLRVFKLAKSWPTLNMLIKIIGNSVGALGNLTLVLAIIVFIFAVVGMQLFGKSYKECVCKISEDCKLPRWHMHDFFHSFLIVFRVLCGEWIETMWDCMEVAGQTMCLIVFMMVMVIGNLVVLNLFLALLLSSFSADNLAATDDDSEMNNLQIAIGRIQRGIAFIKTTVRQFFRSICFGGGGKGSGLVEESKPLDELHSNGKGNCISNHTVEITKDPSGVYMTEGNGRPGGGLVVGVGLGGDSTGKYPIEECDYMSFIHNPSLTVTVPIAVGESDFENLNTEDFSSDSSDIEGSKEKLDVEPQRLSSSEGSTVDIRPPGDGVESVELEPEESLDPEACFTEGCVRRFPWCQVNEEGNNYKSWWTLRKTCFTIVEHNWFESFIIFMILLSSGALAFEDIYIEQRRTIKTVLEYADKVFTYVFILEMLLKWVAYGFVKYFTNAWCWLDFLIVDVSLVSLTANALGYSELSAIKSLRTLRALRPLRALSRFEGMRVVVNALLGAIPSIMNVLLVCLIFWLIFSIMGVNLFAGKYYYCVNTTNDEVFPLNVVNNLSECESLVNESARWKSVKINFDNVGAGYLALLQVATFKGWMDIMYAAVDSRDVGDQPQYEVNLYMYLYFVIFIIFGSFFTLNLFIGVIIDNFNQQKKKLGGQDIFMTEEQKKYYNAMKKLGSKKPQKPIPRPTNAFQGCVFDCITKQAFDILIMILICLNMVTMMVETDDQTEDMGKTLYWINLVFIVLFTGECVLKMISLRHYYFTIGWNIFDFVVVILSIVGMFLSEVIEKYFVSPTLFRVIRLARIGRILRLIKGAKGIRTLLFALMMSLPALFNIGLLLFLVMFIYAIFGMSNFAYVKRESGIDDMFNFETFGNSMICLFQITTSAGWDGLLAPILNKREPDCDSQLEHPGNSYKGNCGNPSVGIFFFVSYIIICFLIVVNMYIAVILENFSVATEESAEPLSEDDFEMFYEVWERFDPDATQFVEYSKLSDFADALDPPLRIPKPNMIQLITMDLPMVSGERIHCLDILFAFTKRVLGEGGEMDVLRGQMEERFMASNPSKVSYEPITTTLRRKQEEMSAVIIQRAFRRYMIRLAMKKASTIYKEQLKEGVRDPDKDVMVISKFNENSTTDKTDMTPSTASPPSYNSVTKSDKDKYEKENREKENKGKDRKK from the exons ATGGAATTGGCTGGATTTCAGTGTTATCTCGATGGC GTATATAACAGAGTTTGTAAACCTAGGCAATGTTTCAGCTCTGCGCACGTTCAGAGTTTTGCGAGCTTTGAAAACTATCTCAGTAATACCAG ATATGTCACAGAGTTTGTGGACCTGGGCAATGTCTCAGCACTGCGAACCTTCAGGGTTCTGCGAGCCCTGAAAACTATATCAGTCATCCCAG GCTTGAAGACCATTGTTGGCGCCCTGATCCAGTCTGTGAAAAAGCTCTCCGACGTGATGATCCTCACCGTGTTCTGCCTCAGCGTCTTCGCCCTCATAGGCCTGCAGCTCTTCATGGGCAACCTGAGGCAGAAGTGCTTACGCATGCCGCCCGAGGGCAACGCCACCAACAGCACCAACGCCACCTTGGACGATTTGTTTTTCAGCGGCGTCCTGACGGACATCAACGCCACAGTAGTGCAGAATGACACCTTTAACTGGACAGAGTACAAGAACGATGAAC GTAATTACTACTACCTCCCTGGCCGTAGggatgctctgctctgtgggaaTGGGAGTGGCGCTGG GCTCTGTCCAGAGGGCTTTGCATGTATCAAAGCAGGCCGTAATCCAGACTATGGCTACACCAGCTTCGACACCTTCAGCTGGGCCTTCCTCTCCCTGTTCCGACTCATGACCCAGGACTTCTGGGAAAACCTTTACCAGCAG ACTTTGCGTGCTGCAGGCAAACCCTACATGGTGTTCTTTGTGCTGGTGATCTTCCTGGGCTCCTTCTACCTGGTTAACCTGATTTTGGCTGTGGTGGCCATGGCCTACGATGAGCAGAACCAGGCGACCATCGAGGAGGCCcagcagaaagaggaggagttCCAGGCCAtgttggagcagctgaagagacAACAGGAGGAGGCTCAG GTTGCCgcggcagcagccacagagagcgGCGAGTACAGCGGGAGAGGGGGCCCCACCTCAGAGTCCTCCTCGGGGACGTCTAAGCTCAGCTCCAAAAGTGCCAAGGAGCGACGCAACAGGCgaaagaagaggaagcagcgggaggaggaggaggagaggggggtccGGGACAAGTTCCGCAAGTCGGCGTCTGAGGACAGCATCAAGCGGTCCACCTTCCGATTCTCTATCGATGCCAACCGGCTGTCATATGAGAAGAGATGTTCATCACCCAACCAG tctctccTCAGTATCCGTGGATCCCTCTTCTCACCTCTGAGGACCAGCCGCGCCAGCTTGTTCAGCTTCCGAGGCCGGGCACGGGACATGGGCTCTGAGAATGACTTTGCAGACGATGAACACAGCACCTTTGAGGAGAGCGACAGCCGCAGGGGCTCTCTGTTTGTGCCCCGACGCCTGGAGCGTCGCTGCAGCGCTGTCAGCCAGACCAGCCTCGGAGCGCCCCGGGTCGTGCTCCCCGCCAATGGGAAAATGCACTGCACCGTGGACTGCAACGGTGTGGTGTCGCTGGTCGGCGGGACTTCTATCACAACCTCACCTGTaggtctgctgctgcctgag ggGACAACTACAGATACTGAGCTGAAAAAACGCCGTTCGGGTTTTCACCAGCCATCCATGGATTATTTAGAAGAACCAACGGGCAGACAGAGAGCCATGAGCGTGGCCAGTATCCTCACCAACACCATGGAAG AGCTTGAAGAGTCAAGACAAAAGTGTCCCCCCTGCTGGTATAAATTTGCCAACACCTGTCTCATCTGGGACTGTTGTCCCCAATGGCTGAAAATCAAGGAGGTTGTCAACATGGTGGTCATGGATCCATTTGTGGACTTGACCATCACCGTTTGCATTGTCCTCAACACCCTTTTCATGGCTATGGAGCATTACCCTATGACTCCAGAATTTGACAATGCTCTCTCAGTGGGAAACCTG GTGTTCACAGGCATCTTCACAGCAGAGATGTGCTTCAAGATCATCGCTTTGGATCCCTACTACTACTTCCAGCAAGGCTGGAACATCTTTGACGGCATCATCGTCAGCCTCAGTCTGATGGAGCTTGGTTTGGCCAACGTTGAAGGCCTGTCTGTACTCAGGTCATTTAGATTG TTAAGGGTCTTCAAACTGGCCAAGTCATGGCCCACTTTGAACATGCTGATAAAGATCATCGGCAACTCGGTGGGCGCTCTAGGGAACTTGACTCTGGTGCTGGCCATCATCGTCTTCATCTTCGCCGTGGTGGGGATGCAGCTTTTTGGGAAGAGCTACAAGGAGTGCGTGTGCAAGATTTCTGAGGACTGTAAGCTACCCCGCTGGCACATGCATGACTTCTTCCACTCCTTCCTCATTGTGTTCCGGGTGCTGTGCGGAGAGTGGATTGAGACCATGTGGGACTGCATGGAGGTGGCAGgacagacaatgtgtctaattGTCTTCATGATGGTCATGGTCATTGGAAATCTGGTG GTTCTAAACCTGTTCTTGGCTCTACTGCTGAGCTCTTTCAGCGCAGACAACCTGGCAGCAACTGACGACGACAGCGAAATGAACAACTTGCAGATTGCTATAGGTCGAATCCAGCGGGGCATCGCGTTTATCAAAACCACAGTGCGCCAGTTCTTCCGGAGCATTTGCTTTGGTGGGGGCGGTAAGGGCTCGGGTCTGGTTGAGGAGAGCAAACCCCTGGATGAACTGCACAGTAATGGCAAGGGCAACTGCATCTCCAATCACACTGTGGAGATCACCAAAGACCCCTCTGGCGTGTACATGACAGAGGGCAACGGACGACCAGGAGGAGGATTGGTGGTTGGAGTAGGACTTGGTGGAGACAGTACTGGGAAGTACCCTATAGAGGAATGTGACTACATGTCATTTATTCATAACCCCAGTCTGACAGTCACGGTGCCCATTGCTGTGGGTGAGTCGGACTTTGAGAACCTTAACACAGAGGACTTCAGCAGCGACTCGTCGGATATCGAGGGCAGCAAAGAG AAGCTTGATGTAGAGCCCCAGCGTCTGAGCTCATCGGAAGGAAGCACAGTTGATATTCGCCCTCCAGGTGACGGGGTTGAGTCAGTGGAACTGGAGCCAGAGGAGTCACTGGACCCAGAGGCCTGCTTcacagagg GTTGCGTGCGCAGATTCCCGTGGTGCCAGGTCAACGAAGAGGGAAATAATTACAAGAGCTGGTGGACACTCAGGAAAACCTGCTTTACCATAGTGGAGCACAACTGGTTTGAGTCCTTTATCATATTTAtgatcctgctcagcagtggAGCCCTG GCATTTGAGGACATTTACATCGAGCAGCGAAGGACCATAAAAACAGTGCTGGAATACGCAGACAAGGTCTTCACCTACGTCTTCATTTTGGAAATGCTGCTGAAATGGGTGGCATATGGCTTCGTCAAGTACTTCACCAATGCCTGGTGCTGGCTCGACTTCCTCATTGTAGAC GTGTCCTTGGTCAGCCTTACAGCCAACGCTTTGGGCTACTCTGAGCTTAGTGCCATCAAGTCTTTGAGGACCCTGCGAGCCCTCCGGCCCTTGAGGGCCTTGTCTCGGTTTGAGGGCATGAGG GTTGTAGTGAACGCTCTTCTGGGGGCCATCCCCTCCATCATGAATGTTCTGTTGGTCTGCCTCATTTTCTGGCTCATCTTCAGCATAATGGGTGTCAACCTGTTTGCTGGGAAGTACTATTACTGCGTCAACACCACCAACGATGAGGTCTTTCCCCTCAACGTCGTCAACAACTTGTCAGAGTGCGAGAGTCTGGTCAACGAAAGCGCCCGCTGGAAAAGTGTCAAAATCAACTTTGACAATGTCGGGGCCGGATATCTGGCTCTGTTGCAAGTG GCAACCTTTAAGGGTTGGATGGACATCATGTATGCAGCTGTGGACTCTAGAGAT gtGGGAGACCAGCCTCAGTATGAAGTGAACTTGTACATGTATCTCTACttcgtcatcttcatcatctttggGTCCTTCTTCACACTCAACCTGTTCATTGGTGTCATCATTGACAACTTTAACCAGCAGAAGAAAAAG TTGGGTGGTCAGGACATCTTCAtgacagaagaacaaaagaaatATTACAACGCTATGAAGAAGCTGGGCTCCAAGAAACCGCAAAAGCCTATACCTCGACCAACA AATGCATTTCAAGGCTGCGTGTTCGACTGCATCACAAAGCAGGCCTTTGATATTTTAATCATGATCCTCATCTGCCTTAACATGGTGACCATGATGGTGGAGACAGATGACCAAACAGAAGATATGGGCAAAACCCTGTACTGGATCAACCTGGTTTTCATTGTGCTCTTCACCGGAGAGTGTGTGCTCAAGATGATCTCTCTGCGTCACTATTACTTTACCATTGGCTGGAACATATTTGACTTTGTGGTGGTGATCCTGTCTATTGTAG gTATGTTTTTATCCGAAGTTATTGAGAAGTATTTTGTGTCTCCCACGCTGTTCCGAGTGATCCGTCTGGCCAGGATCGGTCGCATTCTTCGCCTCATCAAGGGAGCCAAGGGAATCCGGACGCTTCTGTTTGCTTTAATGATGTCCCTTCCCGCCCTGTTCAAcatcggcctcctcctcttcctagTCATGTTCATTTACGCCATCTTCGGCATGTCCAACTTTGCCTACGTCAAGAGGGAGTCGGGAATCGATGACATGTTTAATTTTGAAACCTTTGGGAACAGTATGATCTGTTTGTTTCAGATTACCACCTCGGCAGGGTGGGATGGACTGCTGGCCCCCATACTCAACAAGAGGGAGCCTGACTGCGACAGTCAGTTGGAGCACCCAGGCAACTCCTACAAAGGCAACTGTGGCAACCCGTCAGTGGGTATCTTCTTTTTTGTCAGTTACATCATCATCTGCTTCCTCATCGTGGTCAACATGTACATAGCCGTCATCCTCGAGAACTTCAGCGTGGCCACGGAGGAGAGCGCTGAGCCGCTGAGCGAGGACGACTTTGAGATGTTCTACGAAGTGTGGGAGCGCTTTGACCCGGACGCCACTCAGTTCGTGGAGTACAGCAAGCTTTCTGATTTTGCAGACGCTTTGGATCCGCCACTTCGCATTCCCAAGCCCAACATGATACAGCTCATCACAATGGACCTGCCCATGGTGAGCGGCGAGCGCATCCACTGCCTCGACATCCTGTTCGCCTTCACCAAGCGAGTGTTGGGCGAAGGTGGCGAGATGGACGTGTTACGTGGGCAGATGGAGGAGCGCTTCATGGCCTCCAACCCCTCCAAGGTGTCTTACGAGCCCATCACGACCACGCTGCGGCGAAAACAGGAGGAAATGTCGGCCGTCATAATTCAGAGAGCCTTCCGTCGGTACATGATCCGCCTGGCCATGAAAAAGGCCTCCACCATATACAAAGAGCAATTGAAGGAGGGCGTCCGTGACCCCGACAAAGATGTCATGGTCATCAGCAAGTTCAATGAGAACTCCACCACGGACAAAACGGACATGACCCCCTCCACAGCCTCGCCGCCTTCCTACAACAGTGTGACGAAGTCGGACAAGGACAAATACGAgaaagaaaacagggaaaaagaaaacaaagggaaaGACCGAAAGAAGTAG